From a single Calothrix sp. NIES-2098 genomic region:
- a CDS encoding amidohydrolase 2, which produces MTIAIERPTKKSRSAQIREQLGYPIIDTDVHTQEFEPAFLDYLAQVGGAKLADSFRDHLPGAGRYRWFQQTPEERHTYRTARPPFWGRPTKDTLNLATVSLPKLLHERLQEAGTDFAVLYPNLATLAPQIKNAEMRRAVCRAANLYHADIFRPYSDRLTPIATIPLHTPEEGIEELEYAVKELGLKAIQIPGYVTRVIPGFEKYPEEVQREATWIDNFALDSAYDYDPFWAKCVELKVVPTTHASGMGWTSRRSISNYQYNHIGHFASAAEAFCKALFFGGVTYRFPTLRFAFLEGGSAWGASLYTDLIWHWETRNPEILQNNHPNNVNREELRELFVRYGGKEFRDRFDEIGSGLGFHGKYFAPEDPGELNEFAAAGITKAEDVRDRFLNHFYFGTESDDIRVAYAFHQKANPYGDRVKAFLGSDSGHWDVPDITAVTSNAYSMVERGILSEEDLRYFLSIHPLELYTSLNRDFFKGTAIEKEAEEYLATNTRA; this is translated from the coding sequence ATGACAATTGCAATTGAACGTCCTACGAAAAAGTCTCGTTCTGCACAGATTCGGGAGCAACTAGGTTATCCCATCATTGATACCGATGTGCATACCCAGGAATTTGAACCAGCTTTTCTGGACTATTTAGCCCAAGTAGGTGGCGCTAAACTTGCGGATAGTTTCCGAGATCATTTACCTGGCGCTGGCCGCTATCGTTGGTTCCAGCAAACACCAGAAGAACGTCATACTTACCGCACAGCCCGTCCTCCGTTTTGGGGTCGTCCTACAAAGGATACGTTAAACCTGGCAACTGTTAGCTTACCAAAGCTACTGCACGAACGTTTGCAAGAAGCTGGGACAGATTTTGCTGTACTGTATCCCAACTTAGCAACCCTAGCACCGCAAATTAAAAACGCAGAAATGCGTCGGGCGGTGTGTCGTGCAGCCAACCTCTACCATGCAGATATCTTCCGCCCCTACTCCGATCGCCTAACTCCGATTGCTACCATTCCTCTGCACACGCCAGAGGAAGGGATAGAAGAATTGGAATATGCGGTCAAAGAATTAGGATTGAAAGCAATTCAGATTCCCGGTTATGTGACTCGCGTGATTCCTGGCTTCGAGAAATATCCCGAAGAAGTCCAACGAGAAGCAACTTGGATTGATAACTTTGCTTTAGATAGTGCCTACGATTACGATCCTTTCTGGGCGAAGTGCGTAGAACTCAAAGTTGTCCCCACCACCCACGCTTCTGGTATGGGTTGGACATCGCGGCGTTCGATTTCCAACTACCAATACAATCACATCGGACACTTTGCATCGGCTGCGGAAGCTTTTTGTAAAGCACTGTTCTTTGGTGGTGTTACTTATCGTTTCCCGACTCTGAGATTTGCTTTTCTAGAGGGTGGTTCGGCTTGGGGTGCTAGCCTCTATACAGATCTGATTTGGCATTGGGAAACTCGCAACCCAGAGATTTTACAAAACAATCATCCTAATAATGTGAATCGGGAAGAATTGCGGGAATTGTTTGTACGTTACGGTGGCAAAGAATTCCGCGATCGCTTTGATGAAATTGGTAGTGGTTTAGGTTTCCACGGCAAATACTTTGCACCGGAAGATCCTGGCGAATTGAATGAATTTGCTGCGGCGGGAATTACCAAAGCGGAAGATGTGCGCGATCGCTTCCTGAACCATTTCTACTTTGGTACAGAATCAGACGATATCCGTGTGGCTTACGCTTTCCATCAAAAAGCCAATCCTTATGGAGACAGAGTAAAAGCCTTCTTGGGTTCTGATTCCGGTCATTGGGATGTACCTGACATTACAGCTGTTACCTCCAACGCTTACAGCATGGTAGAACGCGGTATCCTCAGCGAAGAAGACTTGCGATATTTCCTCTCAATTCATCCTTTGGAATTGTATACAAGTCTGAATCGTGACTTCTTTAAAGGTACCGCCATTGAAAAAGAAGCAGAAGAGTATTTAGCAACCAATACTCGCGCTTAA
- a CDS encoding aliphatic sulfonates ABC transporter substrate-binding protein, whose product MLSSQPQRLSIFRRFTLLIVPGLLTLATSLSLVSCTQGNQNTQNQSSASNVSDTKPSGVKTKTLRMGYQQAGDLVRVTQVLEKRLEPLGVKVEWAQFAQGPQLMEAMNVGKIDLGSVGETPPIFAQAAGADIVYVVGSKRTEKTGRGSAIAVPPNSPIKSVKDIKGQKVVFQKASASHYFILRELEKVGLKPGDIQVLSIPNVEASSAFLEGKIPVWVSGDPHLARAELLGKARIIKTAEGLDTPGGYYVGRKQFAIDNPELLRIVIEEIDNIQRWAEAHPKETAKLILPHQKLDPKVMDLVLSRRSYGLRAISPELIAEQQRIADYFYKNGVIPKQVNIKEAVLTPEQYAAITPTTISQK is encoded by the coding sequence ATGCTATCCAGTCAACCTCAGCGTTTGTCAATCTTTCGGAGATTTACATTACTCATAGTTCCGGGATTATTAACCTTAGCGACTTCCTTAAGTTTGGTTAGTTGTACGCAAGGAAATCAAAACACCCAAAATCAATCTTCTGCTAGCAATGTATCTGATACTAAACCCTCTGGAGTTAAAACTAAAACACTCCGCATGGGATATCAACAAGCTGGCGATTTGGTGAGGGTGACGCAAGTATTAGAAAAGCGTCTAGAACCCTTGGGAGTCAAGGTAGAGTGGGCGCAATTTGCTCAAGGCCCGCAGCTAATGGAAGCCATGAATGTGGGTAAAATTGACTTGGGTTCTGTTGGCGAAACTCCCCCTATCTTTGCTCAAGCGGCTGGTGCTGATATTGTTTATGTAGTAGGTTCAAAACGTACAGAGAAAACGGGTAGAGGTAGTGCGATCGCAGTTCCGCCAAATTCTCCAATTAAAAGCGTTAAAGACATTAAAGGACAAAAAGTTGTTTTCCAAAAAGCTTCTGCTTCTCACTATTTCATTCTCAGAGAGTTAGAAAAGGTAGGTTTGAAACCAGGAGATATTCAAGTTTTGAGTATACCTAATGTAGAAGCTAGTAGCGCATTTTTAGAAGGTAAAATTCCTGTTTGGGTAAGTGGCGATCCGCACTTAGCAAGGGCTGAACTTTTAGGTAAAGCAAGAATTATTAAAACAGCTGAAGGACTTGATACTCCTGGTGGTTATTATGTCGGTAGAAAACAGTTTGCAATTGACAACCCAGAATTGCTACGGATTGTCATTGAAGAAATTGATAACATTCAGCGCTGGGCTGAGGCTCATCCTAAAGAAACGGCAAAATTAATATTACCTCATCAGAAACTAGATCCAAAAGTGATGGATTTGGTACTTAGCCGCCGTAGCTATGGATTAAGAGCAATTTCTCCTGAGTTGATCGCCGAACAACAAAGAATTGCCGATTATTTCTA